In Salinibacterium sp. ZJ70, one DNA window encodes the following:
- a CDS encoding ABC transporter substrate-binding protein, producing the protein MSTHISRSAIALTAVASVAIALSGCAAAETAPEAEVSTQITDEPVTLKFVYFDDPPATQLMDAFTAKHPNVTFEPQHIPFGDYVTSIKLTLNSADAPDLAQYNASAMRPLIKGGLIRGLNEWSEAYGWDEKFPEASLSMLTADEQASTYGVGNLYAIPAGTKFVGLYYNADILAEAGVEAPQTIAELETALDAVTAAGYRGISVGGLETGIVHLWASLQNVYQDAADYQSWVFGQDGSTIDTAGAAEATDVLASWAAKGYIADGAAAVSDTDALAEFVSGRSAFVMSGNWAAKGISEGIGDAAGFVPAPAAAAGDPRIAAGGSLAYAIPAKSKNANVAAAFLDFMAEQTAAQIQVDAGLMPVGVGTDVTAEGLQGTLVEAYQQIVDGVGVVAFPDFATTGMFDVIKPGLQGILAGQMSTADYIASLQAEWDSTHA; encoded by the coding sequence ATGTCCACTCACATCTCGCGGTCCGCCATCGCCCTCACCGCGGTGGCTTCCGTTGCGATCGCTCTCTCCGGCTGCGCTGCCGCTGAGACAGCTCCTGAGGCCGAAGTCTCGACCCAGATCACCGATGAGCCCGTCACGCTGAAGTTCGTCTACTTCGACGACCCGCCCGCGACGCAGCTCATGGACGCGTTCACCGCCAAGCACCCGAACGTCACCTTCGAGCCGCAGCACATCCCCTTCGGCGACTACGTGACCTCGATCAAGCTGACCCTTAACTCGGCCGATGCACCTGACCTCGCGCAGTACAACGCGTCGGCGATGCGTCCGCTCATCAAGGGCGGCCTCATCCGCGGCCTCAACGAGTGGTCCGAGGCGTACGGCTGGGACGAGAAGTTCCCCGAGGCCAGCCTCAGCATGCTCACCGCTGACGAGCAGGCCTCGACGTATGGCGTCGGCAACCTGTACGCCATCCCCGCGGGCACGAAGTTCGTCGGTCTGTACTACAACGCCGACATCCTCGCTGAGGCGGGCGTCGAGGCACCGCAGACCATCGCCGAGCTCGAGACGGCGCTCGACGCGGTCACCGCAGCCGGCTACCGAGGCATCTCGGTCGGAGGCCTCGAGACCGGCATCGTGCACCTGTGGGCGTCGTTGCAGAACGTCTACCAGGACGCCGCCGACTATCAGTCGTGGGTCTTCGGCCAGGACGGCTCGACCATCGACACCGCCGGCGCCGCGGAGGCGACTGACGTGCTCGCCAGCTGGGCTGCCAAGGGCTACATCGCCGACGGAGCCGCGGCCGTGTCTGACACGGACGCGCTCGCCGAGTTCGTGAGCGGACGCAGCGCGTTCGTCATGTCGGGCAACTGGGCCGCGAAGGGCATCTCGGAGGGCATCGGAGACGCCGCAGGCTTCGTTCCGGCCCCCGCCGCAGCTGCCGGCGATCCGCGCATCGCCGCAGGTGGAAGCCTTGCCTACGCGATCCCCGCCAAGTCCAAGAACGCCAACGTCGCCGCCGCATTCCTCGACTTCATGGCTGAGCAGACCGCTGCCCAGATCCAGGTCGACGCGGGCCTCATGCCTGTGGGCGTCGGCACCGACGTCACAGCTGAAGGGCTGCAGGGAACGCTCGTCGAGGCGTACCAGCAGATCGTCGACGGAGTCGGCGTCGTCGCCTTCCCCGACTTCGCCACCACCGGCATGTTCGATGTCATCAAGCCGGGCCTGCAGGGCATCCTTGCTGGCCAGATGAGCACCGCTGACTACATCGCCTCGCTGCAGGCGGAGTGGGACAGCACGCATGCCTAA
- a CDS encoding dihydrodipicolinate synthase family protein, whose amino-acid sequence MTTPPLPDTPLGVFRSGTVIPAHVLSLTEDLRIDERRQRALTRYYLDAGVGGLAVGVHTTQFAIRAAGLYGDVLSLAAETAHDWTDRPIALVAGVTGDTRQAAAEAQAAAGLGYTAALLNVAAWRERPEAETLAHVREIAEIMPIVGFALLPEVGGFHLSRDFWAEFASIPQVVGIKMAPFNRYRTIDIVRGVVDARAEERITLYTGNDDHIVADLLQPFAVPRDGETVTVRVRGGLLGHWSVWTKRAVEQFERLRALPDGADIPADLLALDTAVTDANAAVYDARNDFAGCIPGCHEVLRRQGLFAGTWCLDPNEQLSPGQLDLIDRAYRDYPELNDDEFVAAGLERWLA is encoded by the coding sequence ATGACGACTCCTCCCCTTCCCGACACCCCGCTCGGGGTGTTCCGAAGCGGAACCGTGATCCCCGCGCATGTGCTCTCGCTCACCGAGGACCTGCGGATCGATGAACGCCGCCAGCGCGCCCTCACCCGCTACTACCTCGACGCGGGAGTGGGCGGACTCGCGGTCGGCGTGCACACCACCCAGTTCGCGATCCGCGCGGCCGGCCTCTACGGCGACGTGCTGAGCCTTGCCGCCGAGACCGCACACGACTGGACCGACCGACCCATCGCGCTCGTCGCAGGCGTCACGGGCGACACCCGCCAGGCCGCCGCCGAGGCCCAGGCCGCCGCGGGTCTCGGCTACACGGCGGCGCTCCTCAACGTCGCTGCGTGGAGAGAGCGCCCCGAAGCCGAGACCCTCGCCCACGTGCGCGAGATCGCCGAGATCATGCCGATCGTCGGATTCGCGCTGCTGCCCGAAGTGGGCGGCTTCCACCTGAGCCGCGATTTCTGGGCCGAGTTCGCGAGCATCCCGCAGGTCGTCGGCATCAAGATGGCCCCCTTCAACCGCTACCGGACGATCGACATCGTGCGCGGCGTCGTCGACGCCCGCGCCGAGGAGCGCATCACCCTCTACACGGGCAACGACGACCACATCGTCGCCGACCTCCTGCAGCCCTTCGCGGTCCCCCGCGACGGCGAGACCGTCACCGTGCGCGTGCGCGGCGGGCTCCTCGGGCACTGGAGCGTCTGGACCAAGCGCGCCGTCGAGCAGTTCGAACGCCTGCGCGCCCTCCCCGACGGCGCCGACATCCCCGCCGATCTGCTCGCGCTCGACACCGCCGTCACCGACGCGAACGCCGCTGTCTACGACGCACGCAACGACTTCGCCGGATGCATCCCCGGATGCCACGAGGTGCTGCGTCGCCAAGGGCTCTTCGCCGGCACCTGGTGCCTCGACCCGAACGAGCAGCTCTCGCCCGGCCAGCTCGACCTCATCGACCGCGCGTATCGCGACTACCCCGAACTCAACGACGACGAATTCGTCGCCGCCGGACTCGAGCGCTGGCTCGCCTGA
- a CDS encoding deoxyribodipyrimidine photo-lyase gives MPTRPVIVWFRDDLRTLDHPALHAAVESGAPVIGVYVLDEHGDGIRAPGAAARWWLHHSLAAHRERLAELGIPLVLRRGVAAEIIPALVAETDATAVHWLRRYSPARIIDQRLKAGLRDAGIAATSHPGDVLAEPQDVRTASGTPYKVFTPFWNGLRHYPVRSPLPRPEPVTASADAPAGDELDAWKLLPARPDWAEGLRETWTPGEVAAQGRLEEFADEVDGYRDRDLPAIDATSRLSPRLRWGELSPAQVWHRIRTAGGEQADEFLRELGWRDFFRHTLFHEPTLATQNLRPQFDAFPWSVPDPGELRAWQRGRTGISFVDAGMRELWHTGTMHNRVRMSAASLLIKNLLVDWRVGEQWFWETLVDADEASNPGNWQWVTGSGQDAAPYFRIFNPERQAARFDPDGAYRRRWLPEWGTDAYPAPIVDLAASRLDALAAYETISRPAARR, from the coding sequence ATGCCCACCCGCCCGGTGATCGTCTGGTTCCGGGACGATCTGCGCACCCTCGACCACCCCGCGCTGCACGCCGCCGTCGAATCCGGTGCCCCCGTCATCGGGGTCTACGTGCTGGATGAGCACGGCGACGGGATCCGTGCGCCCGGCGCCGCCGCACGCTGGTGGCTGCACCACTCGCTCGCCGCCCACCGTGAGCGGCTCGCCGAACTCGGCATCCCGCTCGTTCTGCGACGCGGGGTCGCAGCCGAGATCATCCCCGCGCTCGTGGCGGAGACCGACGCCACCGCCGTGCACTGGCTGCGCCGCTACTCCCCCGCACGGATCATCGACCAGCGGCTGAAGGCCGGCCTCCGAGACGCGGGGATCGCCGCGACCTCGCACCCGGGCGACGTGCTCGCCGAACCGCAGGATGTGCGCACGGCATCCGGCACGCCCTACAAGGTCTTCACGCCGTTCTGGAACGGACTGCGCCACTACCCCGTGCGGTCGCCGCTCCCCCGGCCCGAGCCGGTCACGGCATCCGCCGACGCTCCCGCGGGCGACGAGCTCGACGCGTGGAAGCTGCTGCCCGCACGTCCCGACTGGGCGGAAGGGCTGCGCGAGACGTGGACGCCTGGCGAGGTCGCCGCCCAGGGCCGCCTCGAGGAGTTCGCCGACGAGGTCGATGGGTACCGCGATCGCGACCTGCCCGCCATCGACGCGACCTCGCGGCTCAGCCCGCGGCTGCGCTGGGGCGAGCTCTCTCCCGCGCAGGTGTGGCACCGCATCCGCACAGCGGGCGGCGAGCAGGCCGACGAGTTCCTGCGCGAACTCGGCTGGCGCGACTTCTTCCGGCACACGCTATTCCACGAGCCGACCCTCGCCACCCAGAACCTGCGCCCGCAGTTCGACGCGTTCCCGTGGTCGGTTCCCGACCCCGGGGAGCTGCGCGCCTGGCAGCGAGGGCGCACCGGCATCTCGTTCGTCGACGCGGGGATGCGGGAGCTCTGGCACACCGGCACCATGCACAACCGGGTGCGGATGAGCGCCGCGAGCCTGCTGATCAAGAACCTTCTCGTGGACTGGCGCGTGGGCGAGCAGTGGTTCTGGGAGACGCTCGTCGACGCCGACGAGGCGAGCAACCCCGGCAACTGGCAGTGGGTCACCGGCAGCGGCCAGGATGCGGCACCGTACTTCCGCATCTTCAACCCCGAGCGGCAGGCTGCGCGCTTCGACCCGGATGGCGCGTACCGGCGCCGTTGGCTGCCCGAGTGGGGCACGGATGCCTACCCCGCGCCCATCGTCGATCTCGCGGCGTCGCGCCTCGACGCCCTCGCCGCCTACGAGACGATCAGCCGACCGGCCGCCCGCCGATGA
- a CDS encoding carbohydrate kinase family protein, which yields MTGRRVVIVGDVINDIVAVTREPVRADTDTSAVIRATSGGSAANTAVWAASCGAQVDFVAAVGAHDAAAHIDELTSAGVRPQLQIEPDAATGTIIILAQGEQRAMLTERGANSLLRASSVTDELLAEAGVLHVSGYSILDGFGVSATRELLARASEVGVPVSVNPASVGFISDFGVELFRQAIGGVSILILSSEEARLLTGIDDDIAAAWAIAREVPIVALTRGSAGVQVFVYGTEPVAVPVIPVEVVDPTGAGDAFAAGFLAEWVRSGDAVQAARAGVEVAARAVRVIGGRPVG from the coding sequence ATGACCGGGCGTCGCGTCGTCATCGTCGGCGACGTCATCAACGACATCGTCGCCGTCACCCGCGAGCCCGTGCGCGCCGACACCGACACGTCCGCGGTCATCCGTGCGACGTCCGGGGGGTCGGCGGCGAACACCGCGGTGTGGGCCGCGTCGTGTGGCGCACAGGTCGACTTCGTCGCCGCTGTCGGCGCCCATGATGCCGCCGCGCACATCGACGAGCTCACGAGCGCCGGGGTGCGGCCGCAGCTGCAGATCGAACCGGATGCGGCGACCGGAACCATCATCATCCTCGCCCAGGGCGAGCAGCGCGCGATGCTCACCGAGCGCGGAGCGAACTCGCTGCTGCGGGCGTCGTCCGTCACCGACGAGCTGCTCGCTGAGGCGGGCGTGCTGCACGTGAGCGGCTACAGCATCCTCGACGGCTTCGGTGTCTCGGCGACGCGCGAGCTCCTCGCTCGAGCATCGGAGGTCGGGGTGCCGGTGTCGGTGAATCCCGCGTCCGTCGGCTTCATCAGCGACTTCGGGGTGGAGCTGTTCCGGCAGGCGATCGGCGGGGTGTCGATCCTCATCCTGAGCTCCGAGGAGGCCCGCCTGCTCACCGGCATCGACGACGACATCGCGGCTGCGTGGGCGATCGCGCGCGAGGTGCCGATCGTGGCGCTCACGCGCGGTTCGGCGGGCGTGCAGGTGTTCGTCTACGGCACGGAGCCTGTCGCGGTGCCGGTGATCCCGGTCGAGGTCGTCGATCCGACGGGAGCGGGGGACGCCTTCGCGGCCGGGTTCCTCGCCGAATGGGTGCGCTCAGGCGATGCCGTGCAGGCAGCGCGCGCGGGTGTCGAGGTCGCCGCGCGCGCGGTGCGGGTCATCGGCGGGCGGCCGGTCGGCTGA
- a CDS encoding SDR family oxidoreductase, with protein sequence MPTALVTGGTAGIGAAFARTLAARGWDLVLVARDLERLEQNAATLRERGIQVEVMRGDLSSQVDVHRIARRLADREHPIDLLVNNAGYGMRTTLREADLAEAADAMTVMTHAPLVLSAAAMRGMVDRGHGAIVNVASVAGYVPMGLYSAIKAWLRVYSESLANELHGTGVTVTALMPGWVRTEFHERAHIRSASIPAFMWLDADKLVAACLRDVERGKAISTPSLRYRFVAWLLRHLPPALVRRIARGMSSERHRV encoded by the coding sequence ATGCCCACCGCACTCGTCACCGGCGGCACCGCCGGCATCGGCGCCGCCTTCGCCCGCACTCTGGCCGCCCGTGGGTGGGACCTGGTGCTCGTCGCGCGCGACCTCGAGCGTCTCGAGCAGAACGCCGCGACGCTGCGCGAGCGCGGCATCCAGGTGGAGGTGATGCGCGGCGACCTCAGCAGCCAGGTGGACGTGCACCGGATCGCGCGGCGCCTCGCCGACCGTGAGCACCCCATCGATCTGCTCGTCAACAACGCCGGATACGGGATGCGCACCACCCTGCGCGAGGCCGACCTCGCCGAAGCCGCGGATGCGATGACGGTCATGACGCACGCGCCGCTCGTGCTGTCGGCGGCGGCGATGCGCGGCATGGTCGATCGCGGGCACGGTGCGATCGTCAACGTCGCCTCGGTCGCCGGCTACGTGCCGATGGGACTCTATTCGGCGATCAAGGCGTGGCTGCGCGTGTACAGCGAGTCGCTCGCGAACGAGCTGCACGGAACGGGCGTCACGGTCACAGCGCTCATGCCCGGATGGGTGCGCACCGAGTTCCATGAGCGGGCGCACATCCGCTCGGCGTCGATCCCCGCCTTCATGTGGCTCGACGCCGACAAGCTCGTCGCGGCGTGCCTGCGCGACGTCGAGCGCGGCAAGGCGATCTCCACACCGAGCCTGCGCTACCGGTTCGTCGCGTGGCTGCTGCGGCACCTTCCGCCAGCGCTTGTGCGCCGGATCGCGCGCGGGATGTCGAGCGAGCGCCACCGCGTCTGA
- a CDS encoding class I SAM-dependent methyltransferase — translation MATYTHGYHESVLRSHRTRTAANSAAHLLPLLTPTDHLLDVGAGAGTITADLARLVARVTATEIGPDELALTEATLLDAGVDNVTLDTADIHALPYDDATFDVTHAHQVLQHVADPVQALRELARVTKPGGVVAVRDSDYAGFCWWPALPPLDSWLRLYRSLARRNGGEPDAGRRLLSWARQAGLAGAVATSSTWCYATPSEREWWGGMWADRILSSAIHRQLIDGGLASEAELQEISDAWRAWASAEDGWISILHGELIYRIPE, via the coding sequence ATGGCCACCTACACGCACGGCTACCACGAATCCGTTCTCCGCTCGCACCGGACACGGACGGCGGCGAACTCGGCGGCGCACCTGCTGCCCTTGCTCACGCCGACAGACCATCTCCTCGATGTGGGAGCGGGCGCCGGCACGATCACCGCCGACCTCGCTCGGCTCGTCGCGCGGGTGACGGCGACGGAGATCGGCCCCGACGAACTGGCGCTGACGGAAGCCACGCTGCTCGACGCGGGCGTCGACAACGTCACTCTCGACACCGCCGACATCCACGCGCTCCCCTACGACGACGCAACCTTCGACGTCACGCACGCGCACCAGGTCCTCCAGCACGTCGCCGATCCCGTGCAGGCGCTCCGCGAGCTCGCGCGGGTGACGAAACCGGGCGGAGTGGTCGCGGTGCGCGACAGCGACTACGCCGGCTTCTGCTGGTGGCCGGCGCTCCCCCCGCTCGACTCGTGGCTGCGGCTCTACCGCTCGCTGGCTCGACGCAACGGCGGAGAGCCGGATGCGGGAAGGCGCCTGCTCTCCTGGGCTCGGCAGGCGGGGCTCGCCGGCGCCGTCGCCACATCGAGCACCTGGTGCTACGCGACGCCGTCCGAGCGCGAGTGGTGGGGCGGGATGTGGGCGGATCGCATCCTGTCGTCCGCGATCCACCGTCAGCTCATCGACGGGGGGCTGGCGAGCGAAGCCGAACTGCAGGAGATCAGCGATGCATGGCGCGCCTGGGCCTCTGCAGAGGACGGGTGGATCTCGATTCTGCACGGCGAGCTGATCTACCGCATCCCCGAGTGA
- a CDS encoding pseudouridine-5'-phosphate glycosidase, with product MTAFHVSGEVADALAAGRPVVALESTIISHGLPRPRNHEAALEFEQILRDAGVTPATIAVLDGVPQIGLDAEGVRRIAEDDLTKASVRDLPILAALGRSGATTVAATAYLASLAGVRVFATGGLGGVHRGANETFDESADLTTLAGVPITVVSAGVKSVLDIAATLERLETLSVPVIGYQTDAFPAFWLRESGHTLDWKVDTADEVAAVMAARDAFGARTGIVLANPIPLEKQWDPREHDRVLATAFAAAEEAGVRGKAVTPFLLGYIVEASRGTSLEVNLDLARNNVRVAAEVATAWSRIAPRA from the coding sequence ATGACCGCCTTCCACGTCTCCGGTGAGGTCGCCGACGCGCTCGCCGCAGGCCGCCCCGTCGTCGCGCTCGAGTCCACGATCATCAGCCACGGCCTGCCGCGGCCGCGCAATCACGAGGCCGCGCTCGAGTTCGAGCAGATCCTGCGCGATGCGGGCGTGACCCCGGCGACGATCGCGGTGCTCGATGGCGTGCCGCAGATCGGGCTCGATGCGGAGGGTGTGCGCCGCATCGCCGAGGATGACCTCACGAAGGCGTCGGTGAGGGACCTCCCGATCCTCGCCGCACTGGGGCGCTCGGGCGCGACGACTGTCGCCGCGACCGCCTACCTCGCCTCCCTCGCGGGGGTGCGCGTCTTCGCGACGGGCGGGCTCGGCGGTGTGCACCGCGGCGCGAACGAGACCTTCGACGAATCCGCCGACCTCACGACCCTCGCGGGGGTGCCGATCACCGTGGTGAGCGCGGGCGTCAAGAGCGTGCTCGACATCGCCGCCACGCTCGAGCGCCTCGAGACGCTCTCGGTGCCCGTCATCGGGTACCAAACGGATGCCTTCCCCGCGTTCTGGCTGCGCGAATCCGGTCACACCCTCGACTGGAAGGTCGACACGGCCGACGAGGTCGCCGCCGTCATGGCCGCGCGCGATGCCTTCGGCGCCCGCACCGGCATCGTGCTCGCGAACCCCATCCCGCTGGAGAAGCAGTGGGACCCCAGAGAGCACGACCGGGTGCTCGCCACCGCGTTCGCCGCAGCGGAGGAGGCGGGTGTGCGAGGCAAGGCCGTCACCCCTTTCCTGCTCGGGTACATCGTCGAGGCGTCGCGCGGCACGAGTCTCGAGGTGAACCTCGACCTCGCGCGCAACAACGTGCGCGTCGCGGCCGAGGTCGCGACCGCCTGGTCCCGGATCGCGCCGCGCGCATGA
- a CDS encoding helix-turn-helix domain-containing protein: MHDQKLPSDRLTVAIERALATFETLTDALLCFRPVAQRWNALGDHGRIEPYADHRSPFCIEQKAKNLPACMRCDNQDAFLACEGRNEAFVRRCHAGADELILPLRSDGSLTGVVFLGLLSTPASRAAADRPAPEHDTATLSSALDALRARLMEIFTELGQEASVSWRGPMALIIEEYLRESLATGPSLSELSTRMRLSVSRAGHVVREATGESFNQLVEKRRIDMASELLTRTDGTVGWIASQVGFADTAYFCRYFKKRTGMSPGAFRTENGRPIPV; this comes from the coding sequence ATGCACGACCAGAAGCTCCCGAGCGACCGGCTCACCGTTGCGATCGAACGCGCTTTGGCGACCTTCGAAACCCTCACGGATGCCCTGCTGTGCTTCCGGCCCGTCGCCCAGCGATGGAACGCGCTCGGCGACCACGGCCGCATCGAGCCGTACGCGGATCACCGCTCCCCGTTCTGCATCGAGCAGAAGGCGAAGAACCTGCCTGCCTGCATGCGCTGTGACAATCAGGACGCCTTTCTGGCGTGCGAAGGACGCAACGAGGCATTCGTGCGTCGTTGCCACGCCGGGGCCGATGAGCTGATCCTGCCGCTGCGCAGCGACGGCAGCCTCACAGGGGTCGTCTTCCTCGGGCTCCTCTCCACGCCGGCGAGCCGCGCCGCCGCAGACCGCCCGGCCCCGGAGCACGACACCGCGACGCTCTCGTCAGCCCTCGACGCCCTGCGCGCCCGCCTGATGGAGATCTTCACCGAACTCGGCCAGGAGGCGAGCGTCAGCTGGCGCGGACCGATGGCGCTCATCATCGAGGAATACCTTCGGGAGTCGCTCGCAACGGGGCCATCACTGTCGGAGCTGTCCACCCGAATGCGGCTCTCGGTCTCGCGTGCCGGACACGTGGTACGCGAAGCCACCGGCGAGAGCTTCAACCAGCTCGTGGAGAAGCGCCGTATCGATATGGCATCGGAGCTCCTCACTCGCACCGACGGAACGGTCGGCTGGATCGCCTCGCAGGTGGGCTTCGCCGACACCGCCTACTTCTGCCGCTACTTCAAGAAGCGCACGGGGATGTCACCGGGCGCATTCCGCACCGAGAACGGTCGCCCGATCCCCGTCTGA
- a CDS encoding DUF6498-containing protein, with protein sequence MIPSRRFGIGVDIALYVLLPALGILAWGWDWRPVVVLFWLDNITIGVLTLISLVRRRRAGEVPSSMHPLFFALHYGIFTTVHGVFVFIIVMGAQSFSAGIGPAAEAEPLPLVPILIAWGAASLVQWALAAFSKTPFTDGVGGAYGRVVVLHLTILLGVFLIITLQLPAIVAIVLVVLRALAEALIMGRRAAGAEAGSARSSSSWTFEQSSPGRWELRRVMRVQPRAAPRRAEPASPPALPPAD encoded by the coding sequence ATGATCCCCTCACGCCGATTCGGCATCGGCGTCGACATCGCCCTGTATGTGCTCCTGCCTGCCCTCGGCATCCTGGCGTGGGGCTGGGACTGGCGCCCGGTGGTCGTGCTCTTCTGGCTCGACAACATCACGATCGGGGTGCTCACGCTCATCTCGCTCGTGCGTCGCCGCAGAGCGGGCGAGGTGCCGTCGTCGATGCACCCGCTGTTCTTCGCCCTGCACTACGGGATCTTCACCACCGTGCACGGGGTGTTCGTCTTCATCATCGTGATGGGCGCCCAGTCGTTCTCAGCCGGAATCGGCCCCGCAGCCGAGGCCGAGCCGCTGCCGCTTGTGCCGATCCTGATCGCGTGGGGCGCCGCATCCCTCGTGCAGTGGGCGCTCGCGGCCTTCTCGAAGACGCCTTTCACCGACGGTGTCGGTGGAGCGTACGGCCGCGTGGTGGTGCTGCACCTCACGATCCTTCTGGGCGTGTTCCTCATCATCACCCTGCAGCTGCCCGCGATCGTCGCGATCGTGCTCGTGGTGCTGCGCGCGCTCGCGGAGGCGCTCATCATGGGGCGCCGCGCGGCGGGAGCGGAGGCAGGCAGCGCGCGCAGCTCGTCAAGCTGGACGTTCGAGCAGTCGAGCCCGGGCCGCTGGGAGCTGCGCCGTGTCATGCGCGTCCAGCCGCGGGCCGCCCCCAGGAGAGCGGAGCCCGCGTCTCCTCCTGCTCTGCCGCCCGCAGACTGA
- a CDS encoding helix-turn-helix transcriptional regulator — protein MAHELGDFLRARRADASLEPPRGSSSRRRVSGLRREEVAAASGISIDYYTRLEQGRECNPSDSVLEALSRALRLTPDATEHLYRLRGRMAPTSPGPQEDSTAVADRMDALVGALRPHPAYVLDRLSRMVAANPEGLALYDGFAGLAPDQRNTCRYLLTDLRAREAFVEWEHLARGSVAHLRAANADNLHDPELQALVAELSAASRLFDDWWSGHLVARRRTSVSHVRGPDGVVARRHEVLYLPEERLRMTVWLDAEATDD, from the coding sequence ATGGCTCATGAACTCGGCGACTTCCTTCGCGCGCGCCGTGCTGATGCGTCACTGGAGCCGCCACGCGGATCGTCATCTCGACGCCGCGTCAGCGGGCTGCGCCGCGAAGAGGTCGCGGCGGCGTCGGGCATCAGCATCGACTACTACACGCGCCTCGAGCAGGGGCGCGAGTGCAACCCGAGCGACAGCGTGCTCGAGGCGCTGTCGCGGGCGCTGCGGCTCACGCCGGATGCGACCGAGCACCTGTATCGACTCCGGGGTCGCATGGCGCCGACGTCACCGGGCCCGCAGGAGGATTCCACCGCCGTCGCCGATCGGATGGATGCCCTCGTGGGCGCGCTCCGCCCGCATCCCGCCTATGTGCTGGACCGGCTGAGTCGAATGGTCGCGGCCAACCCCGAGGGTCTCGCCCTCTACGACGGCTTCGCCGGGCTCGCCCCCGATCAGCGCAACACATGTCGCTACCTCCTCACCGATCTGCGTGCACGAGAGGCCTTCGTGGAGTGGGAGCACCTCGCGCGCGGCTCGGTCGCCCACCTTCGAGCCGCCAATGCGGACAACCTGCACGACCCAGAGCTGCAGGCCCTCGTCGCCGAGCTGAGCGCCGCCAGTCGCCTGTTCGACGACTGGTGGAGTGGCCACCTCGTCGCGCGGAGGCGCACGTCGGTCTCTCACGTGCGCGGGCCCGATGGTGTCGTCGCGCGCCGACACGAGGTTCTGTATCTCCCCGAGGAGCGGCTCCGGATGACGGTGTGGCTCGATGCCGAAGCAACTGATGATTGA
- a CDS encoding MarR family winged helix-turn-helix transcriptional regulator translates to MSETSDPVAAWESLYRAQVAVLRDLRAQFPNEVSLTEYDVLFNLYQQPERAARIRELNKHLLLTQPSVSRLIDRLVARGLVSKRRDPDDARGMIVQLTEQGVDVFRRVGSAHGRAIAGRMSVLDADELAQLTALTSKLRAADDDTRTE, encoded by the coding sequence GTGAGCGAGACTTCGGACCCCGTCGCCGCGTGGGAATCCCTCTACCGGGCGCAGGTCGCCGTGCTGCGCGATCTGCGCGCCCAGTTCCCGAACGAGGTGTCACTCACCGAATACGACGTGCTCTTCAACCTCTATCAGCAGCCCGAGCGCGCGGCCCGCATCCGTGAGCTCAACAAGCACCTGCTGCTCACTCAGCCGAGCGTCAGCCGTCTCATCGACCGGCTCGTGGCTCGCGGTCTCGTCTCGAAGAGGCGCGACCCCGACGACGCCCGCGGCATGATCGTGCAGCTCACCGAGCAGGGCGTCGACGTGTTCCGCCGAGTCGGCTCGGCCCACGGACGCGCGATCGCCGGGCGCATGAGCGTGCTCGACGCCGACGAGCTCGCCCAGCTCACCGCCCTCACGAGCAAGCTCCGCGCGGCCGACGACGACACCCGCACCGAGTAG